In Streptomyces violaceusniger Tu 4113, one DNA window encodes the following:
- a CDS encoding IS630 family transposase, translated as MSDLVGDARTWSPDAQEAVRLLAVSALVEGRDRVEVAALFKVSVRAVDNWWARWRAGGRDALLSRPRGRCAGEHQVLSEAEQAAVRQAVLDHTPSGLGLSGQLWTRGQIGRLIFKLYGVRFTEPGVGKYLKRWGLTFQRPDKRAIEQDAEGVRTWQEETWPAIRARAKAERGEILFADQVGIRSDQVTGRTWGVKGQTPVVRRTGNRFSVNAMSAISTKGRMHFMVFTESFDATVMCRFLARLVGHFGRKVHLIVDRHSAHRSKAVRAWLADHEEKIELHFLPSYSPELNPDELVNADLKRSLPHSHRARNQTELASETRRFFHRRQRQPHVITGYFKAPHVRYIIDE; from the coding sequence GTGAGTGATCTGGTGGGGGACGCGCGGACCTGGTCGCCGGACGCGCAAGAGGCCGTGCGGTTGCTGGCGGTATCCGCGCTGGTGGAGGGCCGGGACCGGGTAGAGGTTGCCGCCTTGTTCAAGGTGTCGGTCAGGGCGGTGGACAACTGGTGGGCGAGGTGGCGGGCCGGCGGACGGGACGCGCTGCTGTCGCGTCCTCGAGGCCGTTGTGCGGGTGAGCATCAGGTCCTGTCCGAGGCCGAGCAGGCCGCCGTGCGGCAGGCTGTCCTCGATCACACTCCCTCCGGCCTGGGGCTTTCCGGTCAGCTGTGGACGCGGGGCCAGATAGGCCGACTGATCTTCAAACTGTACGGGGTCCGCTTCACCGAGCCCGGGGTGGGCAAGTACCTCAAGCGCTGGGGGCTGACCTTCCAGCGACCGGACAAGCGAGCCATCGAGCAGGATGCGGAAGGGGTCCGGACCTGGCAGGAGGAGACCTGGCCGGCGATCCGGGCCCGGGCGAAGGCCGAGAGGGGCGAGATCCTGTTCGCTGACCAGGTCGGGATCCGCTCGGACCAGGTCACCGGCCGCACCTGGGGCGTCAAGGGGCAGACTCCGGTGGTCCGCCGAACCGGGAACCGGTTCTCCGTGAACGCGATGTCCGCGATCAGCACCAAGGGCCGGATGCACTTCATGGTCTTCACCGAGTCGTTCGACGCGACGGTCATGTGCCGCTTCCTCGCCAGGCTCGTCGGGCACTTCGGCCGGAAGGTCCACCTGATCGTCGACCGGCACTCGGCCCACCGTTCGAAGGCCGTCCGGGCCTGGCTCGCCGACCACGAGGAGAAGATCGAGCTGCACTTCCTGCCCTCGTACTCACCCGAGCTGAACCCGGACGAGCTGGTCAACGCCGACCTCAAGCGCAGCCTTCCCCACAGCCACCGGGCCAGGAACCAGACCGAACTCGCCAGCGAAACCCGCAGGTTCTTCCACCGCCGACAACGCCAGCCCCATGTCATCACCGGCTACTTCAAAGCCCCGCACGTCCGCTACATCATCGACGAGTGA
- a CDS encoding ISAs1 family transposase: MEFSTLCDLLLPVPADASSLTSPAFEQLRPHPEVSGSDLPDLLERLAQVPDPRDPRGVRHPLVTLLALTACAVLAGARPLLAVSEWVADAPPALLERLGTAVDPLVPKWSWPAESTIRRLLARIDADALDRAVGAGLADRQTRGQGLRGLAVDGKSLRGAARAKGREIHLLVACDHVNALVLAQMDVGEKTNEITRFRPLLDTLEDLAGTVVTSDAMHTQHDHAVYLLDRQAHYIVIAKRNTKKLRRQLKSLPWTQIPLQDRTRATGHGRQEIRRLKVCTVNNTLFPGARQAVQIVRRRVHRKTGKISLKTVYAVTSLTAEQAGPAQLARLIRGHWTVEALHHVRDVTFAEDASQLRTGNTPRAMATCRNLAIGALRLTGARNIASGLRRAVRDQTRPLALLGLT, translated from the coding sequence ATGGAGTTCTCTACGCTCTGTGACCTTTTACTGCCCGTGCCTGCCGACGCATCATCTCTGACCTCCCCTGCCTTTGAACAGCTCAGACCGCATCCGGAAGTGTCCGGGAGCGATCTTCCGGATCTGCTGGAACGCCTCGCACAGGTCCCGGACCCGCGGGATCCGCGGGGAGTACGGCACCCTCTCGTGACGCTCCTGGCACTGACGGCCTGCGCGGTCCTCGCCGGAGCGCGACCCCTGCTCGCGGTGAGTGAATGGGTAGCCGACGCACCGCCGGCCCTGCTCGAACGGCTCGGCACGGCCGTCGACCCGCTGGTCCCGAAATGGTCCTGGCCCGCGGAATCCACGATCCGGCGACTGCTCGCCAGAATCGACGCGGACGCCCTGGACCGGGCGGTCGGAGCCGGGCTCGCGGACCGGCAGACCAGGGGACAAGGGCTGCGAGGGCTCGCGGTCGACGGGAAGTCGCTGCGGGGTGCGGCCCGCGCGAAGGGACGGGAGATCCACCTCCTGGTCGCCTGCGACCACGTGAACGCACTGGTCCTGGCCCAGATGGACGTTGGTGAGAAGACCAACGAGATCACCCGCTTCCGGCCTCTGCTCGACACCCTCGAGGATCTGGCCGGCACAGTCGTCACCAGCGACGCGATGCACACCCAGCATGACCACGCCGTCTACCTGCTCGACCGGCAGGCCCACTACATCGTGATCGCCAAGCGCAACACGAAGAAGCTCCGTCGGCAGCTCAAGTCCCTTCCCTGGACGCAGATCCCACTGCAGGACAGGACCCGTGCGACCGGTCACGGCCGCCAGGAGATCCGCCGGCTGAAGGTGTGCACGGTCAACAACACGCTCTTCCCCGGCGCCCGCCAGGCCGTCCAGATCGTCCGCCGCCGCGTCCACCGCAAGACCGGGAAGATCAGCCTCAAGACCGTCTACGCGGTCACCAGCCTCACCGCCGAACAGGCCGGCCCGGCTCAGCTCGCCCGACTGATCCGAGGGCACTGGACCGTCGAAGCCCTGCACCACGTCAGGGACGTCACCTTCGCCGAGGACGCCTCCCAGCTGCGGACCGGAAACACCCCCAGAGCGATGGCCACCTGCAGAAACCTCGCGATCGGAGCTCTCCGCCTGACCGGCGCCCGCAACATTGCCTCCGGCCTCCGACGGGCAGTCCGAGACCAAACCCGGCCCCTTGCCCTTCTCGGCCTCACATGA
- a CDS encoding transposase, with the protein MPPSTASSSPEPARPSRSSAGAPTVKTGKTTVKTVYAVTSLTAEQATPAQITPLVRDHWQIEALHHIRDTTFAEDASQLRTGNAPRAMATWRNLAIGALRTAGVKNIAVGLRHNARAPRRPLALLGLG; encoded by the coding sequence TTGCCACCGTCAACAGCCTCCTCTTCCCCGGAGCCTGCCAGGCCGTCCAGATCAAGCGCCGGCGCACCGACCGTCAAGACCGGCAAGACCACGGTCAAGACGGTCTACGCCGTCACCAGCCTGACCGCCGAGCAGGCCACCCCAGCCCAGATCACCCCACTCGTCCGCGACCACTGGCAGATCGAGGCCCTGCACCACATCCGCGACACCACCTTCGCCGAGGACGCCTCCCAGCTGCGGACCGGCAACGCGCCGCGCGCGATGGCCACCTGGCGCAACCTCGCCATCGGAGCCCTCCGCACGGCCGGAGTGAAGAACATCGCGGTCGGCCTCCGCCACAATGCCCGCGCCCCTCGGCGCCCCCTCGCGCTACTCGGCCTCGGATGA